Below is a window of Phoenix dactylifera cultivar Barhee BC4 chromosome 7, palm_55x_up_171113_PBpolish2nd_filt_p, whole genome shotgun sequence DNA.
TCACAATTTGTGGAGTACATGAGACGGTACCTTTTGATACATATATCTAGGAAGAATATGATGCTAGATTTTCACAATTGGTTTAGAACAatgtttttttatataattcaaGAGACAACCAAATTCTAGCTCAGCAATATTAAATTCGgtccaagttaaaaaccaatttGGTAATGTAGGTATTTTTGCATGTTACTAgaattttttgttgttgttgttgttgttgttgtaagGCTTCTGCATCTTCCATGCTAGTTCATGCTGTGTCAGGCCAGCTTTTTGCCAGCAGAAACACAATATGCAACACTTTCATCCTTACTCTTCACATCTCGGAGACTTTCAAACAAATAGCATGATGACATTCTTAGGATTTTGTTCTTGTAGCATGTTGTCGCATAATCCACACCATGAGAGATTCAATGACCTGACAAGTTAACATCTTCTTCCTTGTCATTACTGCAAGAGATGAGACTCTTATGCGACAAACGAACATATCTGCCACTAAAATAAAATGGGACTGCATGAAGAATCATTAAAACCAGCAGGCTTGCAAGCAAGATAACAAGTGAACAACAGTTTCGAGATAACTCCTGCAAAAAGATGGGTTCTTGTGCAGCAGTCTGACCTGTTCTTTTTTATGCCTCTTTTGGTTGGCCTCAAGACCTAGTCCTAGTTCAAAGTCATTTTCGTTTGTATAAACTGAATTAATTTAGATATTCCATACAGccaccttcttggaagaactttcTTGTTCGTTTTGGTCATTTatcttatatatattatatataattaattatctCCAATTCCAATAACAAACGCTCATCGGCACAAGGTTTCGTGCAATTTTTTCATTCTTTAGATAAAAGAAGAACCAGCCAGCTACTGTTCCaaagttttaaaaataatacaCAAGAAAGGCATAACGTTGAACTAAAGAAttcggaggaaaaaaaaaagagaagaagacaaAGGAACAGTACCGGGAGCCACGTGGCGGGGGCGATGTAGCAGGGGACGGCGAGCACGGGCACGGGGAGGACCACGGCCGCCGATGCCATGGCCCCTGCGAGGAGCTGCGAGAAAGAGCGGTGGTCACCGGCGCCTCCTCCATCGCCGCCGGGTCGGGCAGAGAAATCCGGAGGGGCGAGGGTTTTGGGATCACCTCCCTCAGCTccgaggggagggggaggagaagcAGACTCTGAAAACGCCTCTCGATCGGCCTTGTCGTGCTCCCGAGCTCCAGACCCCACCTCCTCCGCCATGGGAGCTCCCCGATGCCCTTGGGGAAAGGGACCGGGTTTCGGGTTTTCCGGCGATTCGGAGCCCCGAAAGGAGACGGAATGAATTCACGGAGATAGCGTGGGTTTCGCGCGTTTCGACAAGAGGGTTGGAGCGGTGGCAGGGCATGTGATCTTTGGACCGGTGTTGACCAGGTGGACTTTGGGGGCCGGCGAAATAGAGGGCTTTTGACGGCGGTTTGTTTTCCGTTACAGGGAGAGGAGAACTTTGGGGATTCGGGACACTTGGCACACCTTAATGGGCTTTGGGTGGCTAACGGGTTTGGTCACGACAGGGACGGCCGTTTGTTTTCTGGGTTTGACCTCGGTAACAGTGCCCAGGGACCGCATCTTCAAATAACCGTTTTGTTTCGGCGTGGGAGAGAGGGTAGCTATCAGATATTGTGAAAACGCCAAAAGTATCACGAATTAAAACCTTATGACCCCCTTGACGGACCCAATTGGAGGAAGGTATTAAATTCAGATTATGGTCAAGCCCAAACATCTATCATAATTCCTAATGTTGTAgcattcacttaaaaattattAATCTAGCAAACTAGGATCATAGTAATCATCTTTAAGGGGTAGGGGCTGGTGCTTGGATGGAGGGCCATACTCATCTTTTGGATGTTCTTGCTATTATTATCCAAAAGGTTTGAatttgtttaaattttttttgaaagaatgcATAAATGGCCATACTCATCTTTCAAGTCCAAGACAAGCCTATCATCAATGCAATTTCATAATTCCCCGTATATTCAGGTGAAAAAGTTCCCTTTTCCTGACAGTTCATTGTTAGAACAAGTTTCTCTAGACGATAGATTATAGAGACAGGCATTAACCCGACAAGAACATTATTAGCTCTGGCACGTACAGAACGATCCTTGTATTATTGCACCATTTGATGTTTGCAGACTTCTTTTGTCTGTGAATATCCAAAAGGTCTTCATTGCAGCAGCTTCTGAGAAAGCAAGAAAGTagtcttttttttgttaaaaaaaaggaaaaaatgatcCATTTTAGTTTCAGAAATTCAGTAATATGATCAGCTCTGGAATCATCTGGACTTTTAAGAAAGCATGGGGGAAGTTTGTCGCTGCCTCCATatttcatcaaaaagaaaagagaaattccAGTAATATCTCCTTGAGCACTCTCAACTTTATGGCCTGTCATACTGCAATTTCACGTATCCTTGCTCTGGGAGTTACTCCTATGACCGCTGTTGTAACAATGTATTGTTCACTATTTTTGTTAGCTTTTGTTTCTGCCATATTGGCCTGTTCTAATCTAATCTCTGTTAGCTGTTgtaactttttctttttcttcttctatagTTACTTTTGCTTTTCAATAAAAGCTGGGTGGCTGCTTTACCTGCCTCCTTTATTatcaaaaaaagataaaaaaaatgtatTGTTCACAGAACACTGGTAACCACATGGATGAATGATGAATGTTATGAGTAACAAAGAATAACAGATCTGTTTAACGCTATAGAAATCATAGGATCATATCAGCTCTTCTCAAAGGAAAACTATTTGTTTTATAAGATAAAAAGTACGCACATATGAACTCCTGACAAACTAAAGTGGCTCAAGAGGCATTTGATCGATCGTCTGGCTTTCCATAATCTTATTTGCTCTAACAGGAGTTCACACAAAGATATACCGACTCATAAGCACCTAAGAGTATTGACACATCGATGAAACTGATTCCATTGGACTAAACAAtccatttaaaaaattaaaaggatagCTTGAGATTGCACTTTCAACCACAAGATAAAGTATGTTAGATTCTCCAATGCGTGCAAGCAGCTAACAAAAAATTCTTAGCAGCTAACACACAGATCCCGAAGCATGCATGACTGATAAAAGCCAAACACAGATTCGGTCCTCCACAGCTAGCagacaaaatataaaaaatcttatgaaatgcaaaatgatagcttttgaaaattaaaatttattctGATAGATACAATACCAGAAAAGACATTACCATGCCATCCATTACCCAAGTAACAGTGCTTTACAGTTATATAAGATATAAATGCGTTTATAAGAGCATCACTAAATGGGCTCAAAATTCCAGAAAAAGTCATGAAATATATTAAAAACGGCTTAGAAACCGCCTGGAAGCTAGGGTACAGGAGCATAATATTCAATGATCCAGAAAATATTCGTCAGAAAATGCTTTCATATGCCAGAGTAACTAAttttgctgaaaaattctgccaacaaagaaaatcttaaatCATCTTCATACACAAAAAAGAATACAAGCAGATTGTTTTGGCATCTTCAAAAGGAGAACATTACCTTAAGGTCACATATGGTGATGAAAGCACCATAAAGCCGACCACTTGAGCAGATCCATCATATAATGAATGGCAGTCCACATATGCATGCTCTCATGCTCATAATTGGTTTTCTGACCACTGGGCATCCATTGGCCAAATAACCTTTAGAGGAGTAGTCGGATCGAAAATATTCTTACACTCTATCCACGTACTGCATGAAGCCATATTCTAATCTGAATCGGACATAAGTAATGTATTCAGAAATTGGAAGCACGCTATATGCGCCCTGTCCGCCAATCCAGTACGTACGTGCTCACTGGACATTTCCCACTGTTTTATATCCAACCCACGTAAGCCTGGCTATCTACCATTCCACTTCCGAACTCAATTGCAAGGTAGCCACGTCTCAGCTCGAGCTGCTATAGATATCAATTAATCCATCCGACAAAGCCCATCACAAGAAggtaacctttttttttcctcatagAAGGACTGGTAATGGACTTGGTCGGGGTACATCTACCATTCCACTTCCTATGACCCGATACATAAGGTTCTCATCATTGCATGATTTAGAAAAAGTTAGATGTGCACAGCCTTATCCCCACATGCGAAGAGAGACTGTTTCTATATTTTGAACCTGCGATTTCCGAGTTACAATAGAGCAATAACCTTAATTACTATTGCACCAAGACTCATTCTCTGCCTTCATCAACTTCCAGTCCACTAGCATAAATAACCTATCCTCTTGAAAGGTTGCATTTCCACCAATTGTTCAATCAGATGTAATATAAGGTGCTACATCATGCCTTGCTCGGCTCGAGAATGCGGTTCGAACTGTGAGAATTTGTACGGACGTATATTTAGTTCCATATtgattattcgctggatagatctttgatacttatataggatgaaggaaccaaataatacctttcggctaacTTTTTTTGAGTAAGATTTTAAGTTATATAagaacttcttttttttgattgttGCTGTCGGCCATGAAAAGAACCTGATCCTCCTTGTCCATGCATTCCAATGGCCTGAAGCAGTCGTGCGTCGCCTCTGATAAATTACGGAAGTGGAATGGAGAGGCCGGCGGGCTCGGTCCAAGACAATATAATATGGAAAATCCCGTTTCCAATCTTACGGTTCCAACAACTCGAAAATCCTGCTGACCTGAAATAAGAAACTGGGTCAAGAGCAGGTATCACAAGAAAattgtatataaaatctaattatTGCAGGctagaaattaattttataaAGAACATTAAGTTAAAGAATAGAACCATCAGTTGAACTCCTGTTGTATGTCAAATTTTATCCATCAAAAATAATTTAAGCATTTTTTTATCATATATTATAACATCACATATGAACGAACTATATACATAAATATCCATAGTTATTGGAAATTGACTGACCAAGCTGATAGGTTTCAAACACTACGTATGACAGGATTACGGCTTAATCAGTAAACACAACTTACACAATACTTTTAAGGAAAGAACTACCGGTAGTTGTTTTATTAAATAGTAAAAACTGAATGGAACTACAGGATAAATGCAGCCATATGAAAATAGCATGAAAGATTATTCTGACAATAGAATTCAATATTATGTGCTGGAGGTCGCCATGCCATGAAACTCCAACAAGTTGGATTGAAAAAGGTAATGACattcaattattaaaatttatatccTGCACTGTATACACCACGCCAATCATCTCAGCTCGTTTCTATAGGCACAATTTATCGTATGCTCATCTTGGTGATTCGCCCGTGAAAATAAGCCAAGATAATTAGTATGGTACTGCACGTTTATGTAGGTGCTTGTGGTGCCCATTGTGTTTCTATACGGAGATGGCCACCCACTGATTCGGAAAACTTGCCGACTGGTCAAGGGGATGGGTTCCTTCCATGCAGTACAATGTGTATTGAGATTCTATCTTCATTGTATCATTTTTGCTTTTGATTTGGCAGGTTGTACCTACGTAAGAGTTATATGAATGccgtttttatcaaaaaaaaagaaagaaaaaaaaaccgcTCTCAGTCCCCCACCTTCCCAATTATCACCACGTGTTTAGTTGGGTGAGTGCTGTCTCTTATTTCCTGCGGACgcatgaaaatttttatgcggaCTCTTGTCACCAACTAATATTCTATGAGTTGTTTGAAAGTTAGACTTTAGACTCGTCCATTTTCCCACCAACCGGGCCGCCCTGATCTAATCGAGTAAAAACGTTTTCAATTGACCAAATTTTGACAGCAACATCCGAGAGTAACCTATCATAGTTGTTTTTGCTAGGGAGGAGGGATGGCTTGTCGACTCTACAATATAAAACAAGAATTCTGAGGATGCGTCGTCTTAGTTCAACTGTTCTTATTTCAGTAATTTAAAACATTTCAACTTCCTTTGGTGTTTGTCCCACATTGCATAGTAGAAGTCATTGAACAAACTTTATATTTTGAGTCACGCCAAGTTAGATATCTCAGGATAGAAAGATCCATATGTGGAGATGCGCTTTCTATAAGTTTTCCCCTAGAGTGTGGATCTAAGGACTACGACACATGCACAAGCCGCTGCCTTATTTGTTTTGGTCCAATCCATATACATTAGGACCGAATGGTCACTGCCATTGAGAAGACAAGCCGTAAAGGACTCTTTTATAAATACTTGACTTTTCCTCTCATTCTAGATATACATTACATTTTGAGTCTCGAGGCAAGGAGCAATCAAAagtaattcattcaaatctttgTAGTTGGAAGAGTAGACATGTTGGAATCCTTCATATTCAGTGATCGATTCCAAGAAACACGAAGTTTATCTTTAAAGACAATGCCATCCGCATGTCTTTATAGCTATGTCTTTCCTACTCACTTCATTCTTGATTAGTTGTGCTTATTATAAAAATCGGTATCTATGAAGTTAAATTTGCAACATATTGCATGAGTAAAAAGATGACTCTTAGgtaaattacatatatttaggtATTAGATATTCACTTCGCATATAACCCAGAAACAAGAAATCATTCATTCCTATTCAGAAGGAATAAAGAGGAAGTGTAACCACTAGGCGCCCCTCGACGATCcttcatcatttttttctcttgttaTTATTGAGATCATCACTTATCCTAAAAACTtaagttaataaaataaaataaatttatttatatatattatattttcttacaattATGGCAAGCATGTTCTAGCTTTGGCTACGCTTCTTCCAACTTGCAGCGTGAAGGCTTAACTAATACATATTCCACCAACCAAGGCGATCGATTTGTCCACGTTCTAATTCTCTCGGTTTGCCAGGAATCCACGGCAGGATCGTATATAGACTAATTAATTGCTCGTCAGTTGGTCAGAAGTGACCTCACCAGTCACCGGTGACCACCTACTCCCCTTAACCGCGGCTGTTCCACCTCAGATTACAAATTGATCGGCCCTCTCATCCGCCAGCGCTCACCAACCCCACCAACTCCTCCTCCTCGCGTCTCGCACTCCCCTTGAACGCCGTGCAAAATGACCGTCGATGCTTCCACCGCCTCCGGCCACGGCCAGACCGTCTGCGTAACCGGCGCCGGTGGCTTCATCGCCTCCTGGCTGGTGAAGCTGCTCCTGGAGAAGGGCTACACCGTCAAAGGAACCGTCCGGAACccaggtgtgtgtgtgtgtgtgtgtgtatatatatatagaaacgACTCAGTATATTCTAATCGTCGATAGTCTTCGTGTTAGTTTTTAGCAATCCCGCTTATATGTTTTAGATGATCCAAAGAATGCGCACTTAAAAGCTCTGGAAGGGGCGAAGGAGAGGCTGATCCTCTGCAAGGCTGATCTCCTTGATCATGATGCCCTGCGGGCGGCCATCGACGGGTGCCAGGGCGTCTTCCACACCGCTTCTCCGGTGACCGATGATCCGGTAAACGTTTCCACCACCGACTCTTCTCATAGTTAACTGGTTTCTAGAATCAGCAGAATTTAGCCTTGCCTGCTGGATTTGATTGGATGACTAAAACGAACACGACGTAATATTCTAACTCCAGGAGGAAATGGTGGAGCCGGCGGTGAGGGGGACCAGGTACGTGATCAATGCAGCCGCCGACGCCGGCACCGTCTGCCGCGTggtgttcacctcctcgatcggTGCCGTGACCATGGACCCCAAGCGCGGGCCTGATGTGGTGGTCGACGAGTCATGCTGGAGCGACCTGGAGTACTGCAAGAGCACCAAGGTTGGTTAATTAATTAGCTCGCAAATTGGATCGATTTCGTATAAACTAACCGCGATGATGCCGACCGATCGAATTGCACACGGATACGAAATGGCTGTCGCAGAATTGGTATTGCTACGGGAAGGCGGTGGCGGAGAAGGCGGCATGGGAGATGGCGAAGGAGAGGGgggtggaggtggtggtggtgaacCCGGTGCTGGTGATGGGGCCGCTGCTGCAGGGGACGGTGAACGCCAGCGTGAAGCACGTGGTGAAGTACCTTGACGGCTCGGCGCACAAGTACGCCAACGCGGTGCAGGCGTACGTGGACGTGCGGGACGTGGCGCTGGCGCACCTCCTCGTGTACGAGGCCCCCGGGGCCGCCGGCCGCTACCTCTGCGCCGAGACCGTCCTCCACCGGGAGGACCTCGTCCGCATCCTCGCCGAGCTCTTCCCCGAATACCCCGTCCCCACCAGGTAATAATTCAGCTctgctctttctttcttttttttttttggtaaaaaactctttctttcttttgcc
It encodes the following:
- the LOC103710428 gene encoding cinnamoyl-CoA reductase 1-like, translated to MTVDASTASGHGQTVCVTGAGGFIASWLVKLLLEKGYTVKGTVRNPDDPKNAHLKALEGAKERLILCKADLLDHDALRAAIDGCQGVFHTASPVTDDPEEMVEPAVRGTRYVINAAADAGTVCRVVFTSSIGAVTMDPKRGPDVVVDESCWSDLEYCKSTKNWYCYGKAVAEKAAWEMAKERGVEVVVVNPVLVMGPLLQGTVNASVKHVVKYLDGSAHKYANAVQAYVDVRDVALAHLLVYEAPGAAGRYLCAETVLHREDLVRILAELFPEYPVPTRCSDEVNPRKQPYEFSNQRLKDLGLHFTPVTRSLYETVKSLQEKGHLQIIA